The proteins below are encoded in one region of Methanoculleus taiwanensis:
- a CDS encoding DUF4405 domain-containing protein: MRKAVINAFVDAIALILFIPSLISGVVLYVVLPSGGGGFRGGTSVASADIFLGIARSDWKDLHTYTSLAFAALIIVHLLLHWRYMRSLGRIFRGTRTDTE; encoded by the coding sequence ATGCGGAAAGCGGTAATAAACGCATTTGTCGATGCTATCGCCCTGATTCTATTCATACCCTCCCTCATATCGGGAGTTGTCCTGTACGTCGTCCTTCCCTCGGGGGGAGGCGGGTTTCGCGGCGGCACCAGTGTCGCGAGCGCCGATATCTTTCTCGGCATCGCCAGGAGCGACTGGAAGGATCTGCATACGTATACAAGTCTCGCCTTTGCGGCACTCATCATCGTGCACCTCCTCCTCCACTGGCGGTATATGCGGTCTCTCGGGCGTATCTTCCGTGGAACCCGCACCGATACGGAGTGA
- a CDS encoding adenylosuccinate synthetase — MSCTVIVGGFFGDEGKGKIVAHIAYEDRPTIISRGGVGPNAGHTVQVGEKEYGVRMVPSGFIYPDARLMIGSGVLVDPRVFQREVDLLGVGDRIYIDGRSGIIEEEHIERDRGSEHLKTKIGSTGTGCGPANADRVMRTSRQAKDVPELARYITDVPCEVNAAIEQGEAVLLEGTQGFGISLYYGTYPYVTSKDTSASQIAADNGVGPTRVDDVIVVFKAFPTRVGEGPFSTEMTLKESNSLGIEEFGTVTHRQRRIGLWDGEMARYSAMINGCTQAAITGIDRIDASCYGVTEYAKLTKKAKDFIAQAEEDIRAPVTLISTGPDISQIIDLRKDL, encoded by the coding sequence ATGAGCTGCACAGTTATCGTCGGCGGATTCTTCGGAGACGAAGGAAAGGGTAAGATCGTGGCGCACATCGCCTACGAAGACAGACCGACAATCATCTCACGCGGCGGTGTCGGGCCGAATGCGGGGCATACCGTCCAGGTCGGTGAGAAAGAGTACGGCGTCCGGATGGTGCCGTCGGGTTTCATCTATCCGGATGCCCGTCTCATGATCGGGAGCGGCGTTCTTGTAGATCCCCGCGTATTTCAGCGGGAGGTCGACCTTCTCGGCGTCGGAGATCGGATCTACATCGACGGTCGCTCGGGGATCATCGAAGAGGAGCATATCGAGCGCGACCGCGGGAGCGAACACCTCAAGACCAAGATCGGCAGCACCGGAACCGGATGCGGCCCGGCGAACGCCGACCGGGTGATGCGGACCTCCCGGCAGGCGAAGGACGTGCCGGAGCTCGCCCGATATATCACCGACGTTCCCTGCGAGGTCAACGCCGCCATCGAGCAGGGCGAGGCGGTGCTGCTCGAGGGCACCCAGGGTTTCGGGATCTCGCTCTACTATGGAACCTACCCCTATGTCACGAGCAAGGATACGTCGGCCTCGCAGATCGCCGCTGACAACGGTGTCGGCCCGACGAGAGTCGACGACGTGATCGTCGTCTTCAAGGCATTCCCGACCCGGGTCGGAGAAGGGCCTTTCTCGACCGAGATGACGCTTAAGGAGTCGAACAGTCTCGGTATTGAGGAGTTCGGGACTGTGACGCACCGCCAGCGCCGGATCGGCCTCTGGGACGGTGAGATGGCCAGGTACTCCGCTATGATCAACGGGTGTACCCAGGCTGCGATCACCGGTATCGACCGGATCGACGCTTCCTGCTACGGCGTCACCGAGTATGCAAAACTTACGAAGAAGGCGAAAGACTTCATCGCGCAGGCAGAAGAGGATATCAGAGCGCCCGTGACGCTGATCTCAACGGGGCCCGATATCTCTCAGATCATCGATCTGCGGAAGGATCTATGA
- a CDS encoding methytransferase partner Trm112, translating to MRRDLLDILCCPVCKGALILTVTEENADEILEGSLRCEACSVSYPICEGIPNLLPKSPAED from the coding sequence ATGAGACGCGATCTGCTGGATATCCTCTGCTGCCCTGTCTGCAAGGGTGCACTGATCCTGACGGTCACCGAAGAGAACGCCGACGAGATACTGGAAGGGAGCCTTCGATGCGAGGCTTGCAGCGTCTCCTACCCCATCTGCGAGGGCATCCCAAACCTCCTCCCGAAGTCGCCCGCTGAGGACTGA
- a CDS encoding DUF7524 family protein, whose translation MPVEIHLNRRGINSIEVHPEVAVTAGSDLALEMINHGAPLHLTLSSQNSGMFTDFFHANLYVADREAFIIPIRPDSYPGFFDVAIITGYGAKRAAFRVVVHQVPPEVPEEPEELPPHPQAPARRIGVALPAGFLVAAGLVLYGLWLAFRLDMYNYTAFLALLAGVLMLWFSRRS comes from the coding sequence ATGCCGGTTGAGATTCACTTAAACAGGCGGGGCATCAACTCGATCGAGGTGCACCCGGAGGTGGCGGTCACGGCAGGGAGCGACCTCGCCCTTGAGATGATCAACCACGGCGCTCCCCTGCACCTGACGCTTTCGAGTCAGAACTCGGGAATGTTCACCGACTTTTTCCACGCGAATCTCTACGTTGCCGACCGCGAAGCCTTCATAATACCGATACGGCCGGATTCGTACCCGGGTTTCTTCGACGTCGCGATCATTACCGGGTACGGTGCCAAGCGGGCGGCATTCCGGGTGGTCGTCCACCAGGTGCCGCCCGAAGTCCCGGAGGAGCCGGAAGAACTGCCCCCACACCCCCAGGCTCCGGCACGGCGGATCGGCGTCGCCCTCCCGGCCGGTTTTCTCGTAGCCGCAGGCCTCGTGCTGTACGGTCTCTGGCTTGCCTTCCGGCTCGATATGTATAATTATACGGCATTCCTCGCGCTGCTCGCCGGAGTTCTCATGCTATGGTTCTCGCGGCGCTCGTAG
- the cbiB gene encoding adenosylcobinamide-phosphate synthase CbiB: protein MVLAALVVALALLVDRAVGDPRSPLHPVALLGRFIGWWGVPSRYPASLQRAAGVVFTLATALLFAAPFLIVEAAAPWFLYLIAAPLLLKACFAWRALEEHTRAVVEAAAGDLDEGREAVGMMVSRETASLDREHVLSAAYESMTENLTDSIVSPLFYFGLFGLSGAAFYRAVNTMDAMLGYRDERERLGWFPARLDDVVNFIPARIAGAALLLYFAYRGRFRASYTILRRDARKRPGFNGGIPMAAIAGGVGIRLEKQGIYAIGDPEKSLETAGDEIVSAVRAATLIVALVLIAALFLLGTASNT from the coding sequence ATGGTTCTCGCGGCGCTCGTAGTCGCTCTTGCACTGCTGGTCGATCGGGCCGTCGGCGATCCCCGCTCGCCCCTGCACCCGGTCGCCCTGCTTGGACGGTTCATCGGGTGGTGGGGCGTCCCGTCCCGGTATCCGGCCTCTCTTCAGCGCGCCGCCGGTGTCGTCTTCACCCTCGCGACCGCGCTGCTCTTTGCCGCACCTTTCCTTATCGTCGAGGCTGCTGCCCCCTGGTTTCTCTACCTGATCGCCGCTCCCCTGCTCCTGAAGGCCTGTTTCGCCTGGCGGGCTCTCGAGGAGCATACCCGTGCAGTTGTAGAGGCGGCAGCAGGCGACCTTGACGAGGGGCGTGAGGCTGTCGGAATGATGGTGAGCCGCGAGACCGCCTCCCTCGACCGGGAACACGTCCTTTCCGCAGCCTACGAGTCGATGACCGAGAACCTGACGGACAGCATCGTCTCGCCGCTCTTCTACTTCGGTCTCTTCGGCCTCTCCGGGGCGGCGTTCTACCGCGCCGTCAACACCATGGATGCGATGCTCGGCTACCGGGACGAACGGGAGCGACTCGGCTGGTTCCCCGCGAGGCTCGACGACGTTGTCAATTTCATCCCCGCCCGGATCGCGGGGGCGGCTCTGCTCCTCTACTTCGCATACCGCGGGCGTTTCCGGGCTTCGTATACGATCCTCCGGCGTGACGCACGAAAACGGCCAGGGTTCAACGGAGGCATCCCGATGGCGGCGATCGCGGGCGGGGTTGGGATCAGGCTTGAAAAGCAGGGCATCTACGCCATAGGCGACCCCGAAAAATCGCTTGAAACGGCGGGTGACGAGATCGTCAGTGCTGTCAGGGCCGCAACCCTCATCGTCGCCCTGGTTCTGATCGCCGCACTATTTTTATTGGGGACAGCGAGCAATACATAA
- the pdxS gene encoding pyridoxal 5'-phosphate synthase lyase subunit PdxS, with translation MKLEELRFGTELIKRGFASMQKGGVIMDVVNAEQARIAEEAGAVAVMALERVPADIRKAGGVARMADPERILEIIDAVSIPVMGKVRIGHFVEAQVLEVLGVDMIDESEVLTPADEQFHVDKTAFTVPFVCGARNLGEALRRINEGAAMIRTKGEAGTGNVVEAVRHMRAIMGEIRSLEGMNSQELIARAREIEAPADLVAECARLGRLPVVNFSAGGIATPADAVLMMQLGADGVFVGSGIFKSSEPARMARAVVEAVNNFTDPKVVAEVSKGLGEAMPGLDVKTLREDERLAERGW, from the coding sequence ATGAAACTCGAGGAACTGAGATTCGGCACTGAGCTGATCAAGCGCGGCTTTGCTTCCATGCAGAAGGGCGGCGTGATCATGGACGTCGTGAACGCGGAGCAGGCCCGCATAGCCGAAGAGGCCGGTGCCGTTGCTGTCATGGCGCTGGAAAGAGTCCCTGCGGATATCAGGAAGGCCGGGGGCGTCGCCCGCATGGCCGATCCCGAGAGGATTCTTGAGATCATTGATGCGGTCTCGATCCCGGTTATGGGAAAGGTCAGGATCGGGCACTTCGTCGAGGCGCAGGTACTCGAGGTGCTCGGGGTCGATATGATCGACGAGAGCGAGGTGCTGACACCGGCGGACGAACAGTTCCATGTCGACAAGACGGCGTTTACCGTGCCGTTCGTCTGCGGAGCCCGAAACCTCGGCGAAGCGCTCCGGCGGATCAACGAGGGCGCGGCGATGATCCGCACCAAGGGTGAGGCCGGCACCGGCAACGTCGTCGAGGCCGTCCGGCACATGCGTGCGATTATGGGCGAGATCCGCTCGCTCGAGGGGATGAACAGCCAGGAACTGATCGCCCGCGCCCGCGAGATCGAGGCGCCCGCCGACCTCGTAGCGGAGTGCGCCCGTCTCGGCAGGCTTCCGGTGGTCAACTTCTCCGCAGGCGGTATCGCGACACCGGCGGATGCTGTCCTGATGATGCAGCTCGGAGCGGACGGCGTCTTCGTCGGCTCGGGCATCTTCAAGTCGAGCGAACCCGCCCGGATGGCAAGGGCGGTCGTCGAGGCCGTCAATAACTTCACCGACCCGAAGGTCGTCGCCGAGGTCAGCAAGGGGCTTGGCGAGGCAATGCCGGGTCTTGACGTCAAGACCCTGCGCGAGGACGAGAGGCTGGCGGAACGTGGCTGGTAA
- the pdxT gene encoding pyridoxal 5'-phosphate synthase glutaminase subunit PdxT: MAGKIGVLALQGDVSEHIAAFGRALGTDYPEMVVVPVRRAEQLAGLDAIALPGGESTTISRLIEKNGMHRPLAEFEGGIFATCAGMVLVASEVDDPRVHPLGVMDIRVERNAFGRQAASHESYIEILGLGEPFHAVFIRAPVVSRAGLGVAVLARTPQGIVAVRQGRHMAFSFHPELSGDLRLHRLFLENLFR; the protein is encoded by the coding sequence GTGGCTGGTAAGATCGGTGTCCTGGCACTCCAGGGGGACGTCAGCGAGCATATTGCTGCGTTCGGGCGGGCGCTTGGAACCGACTATCCGGAGATGGTGGTCGTGCCCGTCAGGCGAGCGGAGCAGCTCGCCGGGCTCGACGCCATAGCGCTCCCCGGCGGGGAGTCGACGACCATCTCCCGGCTCATTGAGAAGAACGGGATGCACCGGCCGCTTGCGGAGTTCGAGGGCGGCATTTTTGCGACCTGCGCCGGGATGGTGCTCGTGGCAAGCGAGGTTGACGATCCCCGGGTGCACCCGCTCGGTGTGATGGATATCCGGGTGGAGCGGAACGCTTTCGGGCGGCAGGCAGCGTCCCACGAGTCCTACATAGAGATTTTGGGGCTCGGCGAGCCGTTCCATGCCGTCTTCATCAGAGCCCCGGTCGTCTCCCGTGCAGGTTTGGGCGTCGCGGTGCTCGCCCGGACGCCGCAGGGGATCGTCGCGGTTCGGCAGGGGCGGCATATGGCTTTTTCCTTCCACCCCGAACTCTCCGGTGACCTTCGCCTGCACAGGTTGTTTCTTGAGAATCTCTTCCGGTGA
- a CDS encoding ArsR/SmtB family transcription factor, translating to MAQNPVGRPGDTMTLPAEIEESLCRCGGLARLVEQLPAEDLLNERSATLRALADPIRLKILAMLQVQPLCVCVIKALLGIADSKLSYHLSVLKKAGLIVGDQQGNWIIYRLTEQGVGWTANVLGDRPGGTHS from the coding sequence ATGGCACAGAATCCGGTCGGCAGACCCGGCGATACGATGACGCTTCCCGCAGAGATCGAGGAGTCGCTCTGCCGATGCGGGGGACTCGCAAGGCTGGTGGAACAGCTGCCCGCCGAGGATCTGCTGAACGAACGGAGCGCCACGCTCCGCGCACTCGCCGATCCGATCCGGCTCAAGATCCTCGCCATGCTGCAGGTACAGCCGCTCTGTGTCTGCGTGATCAAGGCACTGCTCGGGATCGCCGACTCAAAACTCTCTTATCACCTCTCGGTCTTAAAGAAGGCCGGGCTGATCGTCGGCGACCAGCAGGGAAACTGGATCATCTACCGGCTGACCGAACAGGGCGTCGGGTGGACGGCGAACGTTCTCGGAGACCGGCCGGGCGGGACGCATTCCTGA
- a CDS encoding arsenate reductase ArsC has protein sequence MTQKVLFVCTHNAARSQMAEGYLNARYGDCYTAFSAGTVPEVLNPYAVRAMSEIGVDISGQRSKDIAEFDEQEMDYLVAVCEGGLCPLFPWAKEEIHKEFPDPSKLTGTDEEIMAGVRRIRDEIGSWIDETFGKR, from the coding sequence ATGACACAAAAAGTACTCTTTGTCTGCACCCACAACGCCGCCCGCTCGCAGATGGCGGAGGGTTATCTGAACGCCCGGTATGGTGACTGCTATACGGCCTTTTCCGCCGGCACCGTGCCCGAAGTTCTGAACCCTTACGCTGTTCGGGCAATGAGCGAGATCGGAGTAGATATCTCCGGCCAGCGCTCGAAGGATATCGCCGAGTTCGACGAGCAGGAGATGGACTATCTGGTTGCGGTCTGCGAGGGAGGGCTCTGCCCGCTCTTCCCCTGGGCGAAGGAAGAGATCCACAAGGAGTTCCCCGACCCCTCGAAACTCACCGGCACCGACGAGGAGATCATGGCGGGCGTCAGGCGGATCCGGGACGAGATCGGTAGCTGGATCGACGAGACGTTCGGGAAGCGATGA
- a CDS encoding nucleoside-triphosphatase, which produces MSKKAPVFIITGEQGQCKTTFLYQMLGLLTGLHLDLRGVITPGHVRDGRRSGFTLVDLATGRHELLCSIDPSPGCEPHGRFFFRPEGLALGRRALSLPETVTTDLLVIDEVGRFELQGTVWAEDLDRLSELPHPPMIWTVRRRLLDTVIDRWSLRDPIVVNVGAAGVLSAAGEVMDAVWEWREMHPASPVSSAPFANFHTAAEMSLLTEGAGVSAGLPSVSRRRYVAGD; this is translated from the coding sequence ATGAGCAAAAAAGCGCCGGTCTTCATTATCACCGGCGAGCAGGGGCAGTGCAAGACGACATTCCTCTACCAGATGCTCGGGCTGCTGACCGGACTCCACCTCGACCTCCGGGGAGTGATCACTCCCGGCCACGTCCGTGACGGCAGGCGATCGGGCTTCACGCTCGTCGACCTCGCCACCGGGAGGCATGAGCTCCTCTGCTCGATAGACCCGTCCCCGGGGTGTGAACCCCACGGCCGGTTCTTCTTCAGGCCCGAAGGCCTTGCCCTCGGCAGGAGAGCACTCTCCCTCCCGGAGACCGTAACGACCGATCTCCTGGTCATCGACGAGGTGGGGCGATTCGAGCTCCAGGGCACCGTCTGGGCGGAAGATCTCGACCGGCTCTCAGAGCTCCCGCATCCGCCGATGATCTGGACCGTCCGCCGGCGGCTCCTCGATACGGTGATCGACCGCTGGTCGCTTCGCGATCCCATCGTAGTCAACGTGGGAGCGGCCGGTGTGCTGAGCGCGGCCGGCGAGGTTATGGACGCGGTCTGGGAGTGGCGGGAGATGCACCCGGCATCACCGGTCTCTTCTGCGCCCTTCGCCAATTTCCATACGGCAGCCGAAATGTCGCTGCTGACGGAGGGAGCCGGAGTCTCCGCAGGTCTTCCGTCAGTCTCCAGAAGACGCTACGTCGCGGGCGATTGA
- a CDS encoding peptidylprolyl isomerase codes for MADQTEGKKVVLHTTMGDIVLRLYDDMPVTAGNFEKLVNKGFYDGTPFHRVISKFMIQGGDPTGTGTGGPGYTIKDEFVKGRSNRRGTISMANTGRPNTGGSQFFINLVDNTFLDWDNPSTPSAHPVFGEVVEGMEVVDAIGKVKTNNADRPQKPVTIEKAEML; via the coding sequence ATGGCAGATCAGACGGAAGGAAAGAAGGTCGTACTGCACACAACGATGGGCGATATCGTCCTCCGGTTATACGACGACATGCCGGTTACGGCAGGGAATTTTGAAAAGCTCGTCAACAAAGGATTTTATGACGGAACGCCCTTCCACCGGGTCATCTCGAAGTTCATGATCCAGGGCGGCGACCCGACCGGTACCGGCACCGGCGGCCCGGGATACACCATCAAGGACGAGTTCGTGAAGGGCCGCTCGAACCGCCGCGGCACCATCTCTATGGCCAACACCGGCAGGCCGAACACCGGCGGGAGCCAGTTCTTCATTAACCTCGTGGACAACACCTTCCTCGACTGGGACAACCCCTCGACCCCGAGCGCTCACCCCGTCTTCGGGGAAGTCGTCGAAGGGATGGAGGTTGTCGACGCGATCGGCAAGGTGAAGACGAACAACGCCGACCGGCCACAGAAACCGGTCACGATCGAAAAAGCCGAGATGCTGTAA
- a CDS encoding L-lactate MFS transporter: protein MTRGTPDYGTGSTEERLLGMKPEQGRWVLVILGMIINLCLGSIYSWSVFVGPLTGYFTETLGQTVTASEILLPFSVFLAFFALAMPLSGRYIETLGPRTMTIIGGLLTGAGWLLASTATSVQMLYILYGVVGGLGVGIAYGAPVAVAARWFPDRRGLAVGMTLLGFGFSAFLTANIAGALIEAYGVMTTFRIFGAAFIVLLLLLALPLRFPRPGWKPAGWTPPAPAPGAALACECNRGAMVRTGAFYGLWICYFIGCLAGLMAISIAKPVGTDVVQIEPALATILVGFFAVFNGGGRPLFGSLTDRLTPGKTAMASFVLIGGASLLMWLVPAEWSYILAFAVLWGCLGGWLAIAPTATASYFGTCDYPRCYGVIFLAYGAGAIAGPQLAGFIEASTGSYLGVFPYIAGLAAVGLIVAFLLMRPPAAKQETTAKLQKVVEE from the coding sequence ATGACGAGAGGCACACCTGATTACGGAACCGGCTCGACGGAGGAGCGGCTGCTCGGGATGAAACCCGAGCAGGGGCGCTGGGTACTGGTCATCCTCGGGATGATCATCAACCTCTGTCTCGGGAGCATCTACTCGTGGAGTGTCTTCGTCGGCCCCCTAACCGGATACTTCACCGAGACGCTCGGACAGACGGTGACGGCGAGCGAGATACTGCTGCCGTTCTCGGTCTTCCTGGCGTTCTTTGCGCTCGCCATGCCCCTTTCGGGGAGGTACATCGAGACACTCGGGCCGCGGACGATGACGATCATCGGCGGTCTGCTGACAGGCGCGGGGTGGCTGCTCGCATCGACCGCCACCTCCGTCCAGATGCTCTACATCCTCTACGGGGTCGTCGGCGGCCTCGGGGTCGGGATCGCCTACGGGGCGCCGGTCGCCGTCGCAGCCCGGTGGTTTCCCGACCGGCGCGGCCTCGCGGTCGGGATGACCCTGCTCGGGTTCGGGTTCTCGGCGTTCCTGACGGCGAATATCGCGGGAGCACTCATCGAGGCCTACGGGGTCATGACGACGTTCCGGATCTTCGGCGCCGCGTTCATCGTGCTGCTCCTGCTCCTCGCCCTGCCGCTCCGGTTTCCGAGGCCCGGGTGGAAGCCGGCCGGCTGGACGCCGCCTGCGCCCGCTCCGGGAGCTGCTCTCGCCTGCGAGTGCAACCGGGGTGCGATGGTGCGGACCGGAGCGTTCTACGGGCTCTGGATCTGCTACTTCATCGGGTGCCTGGCAGGGCTCATGGCCATCTCGATCGCAAAGCCCGTCGGCACGGACGTGGTGCAGATCGAACCGGCGCTCGCGACGATACTCGTCGGGTTCTTCGCCGTCTTCAACGGCGGCGGGCGCCCGCTCTTCGGGTCGCTCACCGACCGGCTCACGCCCGGGAAGACCGCGATGGCCTCGTTCGTCCTGATCGGGGGGGCATCCCTGCTGATGTGGCTCGTGCCGGCGGAGTGGTCGTACATCCTCGCCTTCGCCGTCCTCTGGGGGTGCCTCGGCGGGTGGCTGGCCATCGCTCCCACGGCGACGGCGAGCTACTTCGGGACCTGCGACTACCCCCGCTGCTACGGCGTCATCTTCCTGGCCTACGGCGCCGGCGCGATAGCAGGCCCGCAGCTCGCCGGGTTCATCGAGGCGTCTACGGGATCGTACCTCGGGGTCTTCCCCTATATCGCCGGCCTCGCCGCGGTCGGGCTCATTGTCGCGTTCCTGCTGATGAGGCCGCCTGCAGCCAAGCAGGAAACGACGGCGAAGCTCCAGAAAGTGGTCGAGGAGTGA
- the acs gene encoding acetate--CoA ligase — MNETFDVKLSEKHYLPDPRFRETAWTPDYTAAYQAFLADPEAFWDEIARELVWFEPWDRVREWNAPYARWFVNARLNITYNCLDRHVTSERRDKPALIWRGDGGEERTLTYQELFEDVSRFARGLVSLGIGKGDRVCIYMPLVPEQIIAMLACARIGAVHSVVFGGFGAGALRTRLNDASVKAVITADVGYRRGKTIPLKEIADEALADAPSVEVVIVLNRSGSAAKPGGDREVDFADLMERSAPDCPAASMDAEDPLFILYTSGSTGTPKGIVHTCGGYMVGTYYTTRHVFDVKDDDILWCTADPGWITGHSYVVYGPLAAGVTVAITEGTPDYPDPGAFWKMIQDLKVTIFYTAPTAIRMFMKHGEAWPEKYDLTSLRILGSVGEPLNPEAFEWYYQVIGKSRCPIVDTWWQTETGMHMITTMIGEPMLPGFAGKPIPGVVADVVDREGRPVPPGTGGFLVIKEPWPSMMRTVHGNDERYCTYWNTIPGYYTAGDLAVKDENGYIMVLGRADDLIVVAGHNIGTAEVESALVSHDAVAEAAVIGKPDPLKGNAIKAFVTLRTGYTASDDLTAALLKHVRDQLGPVAVPSELEYADRLPKTRSGKIMRRVLKAKELGIDPGDISTLEE, encoded by the coding sequence ATGAACGAAACCTTCGACGTGAAACTGAGCGAGAAGCACTACCTCCCCGATCCCCGGTTCAGGGAGACTGCCTGGACGCCGGATTACACTGCGGCCTACCAGGCGTTCCTCGCCGACCCTGAGGCGTTCTGGGACGAGATCGCCCGCGAGCTCGTCTGGTTCGAACCATGGGATCGGGTCAGAGAGTGGAACGCCCCCTATGCCCGGTGGTTCGTGAACGCCAGGCTGAACATCACCTACAACTGCCTCGATCGCCACGTCACCAGCGAGCGGCGCGACAAGCCCGCACTCATCTGGCGCGGAGATGGCGGCGAAGAGCGAACCCTCACCTACCAGGAGCTCTTCGAGGACGTGAGCAGGTTTGCCCGCGGCCTCGTCAGCCTCGGCATCGGGAAAGGCGACCGCGTCTGCATCTACATGCCGCTCGTTCCCGAACAGATCATCGCCATGCTCGCCTGCGCCCGGATCGGCGCCGTTCACAGCGTTGTTTTCGGCGGATTCGGAGCCGGGGCGCTCCGCACCAGACTCAACGATGCCAGCGTAAAGGCCGTCATCACCGCAGACGTCGGTTACCGGCGGGGAAAGACCATCCCCCTCAAGGAGATCGCAGACGAAGCGCTCGCCGACGCACCGAGCGTCGAAGTGGTCATCGTGCTGAACCGGAGCGGATCTGCCGCAAAGCCGGGCGGCGACCGGGAGGTGGACTTTGCCGATCTGATGGAGCGATCCGCACCCGACTGCCCGGCAGCGTCAATGGATGCCGAAGATCCGCTTTTCATCCTGTACACAAGCGGTTCGACGGGCACGCCGAAAGGGATCGTCCACACCTGCGGCGGCTACATGGTCGGAACGTACTACACGACGAGGCACGTCTTCGATGTCAAGGACGACGATATCCTCTGGTGCACCGCCGACCCGGGCTGGATCACCGGCCACAGCTACGTCGTCTACGGCCCGCTCGCGGCGGGGGTCACGGTCGCCATCACCGAAGGGACACCGGACTATCCCGACCCCGGAGCATTCTGGAAGATGATTCAGGACCTCAAGGTCACGATCTTCTACACCGCCCCCACCGCCATCCGGATGTTCATGAAGCACGGAGAGGCGTGGCCGGAGAAGTACGACCTTACATCGCTACGGATCCTCGGGTCGGTCGGCGAGCCCTTAAACCCAGAAGCCTTCGAGTGGTACTACCAGGTGATCGGGAAGAGCAGGTGCCCGATCGTCGATACCTGGTGGCAGACCGAGACCGGAATGCATATGATTACGACGATGATCGGCGAACCGATGCTTCCCGGGTTTGCGGGTAAACCGATCCCCGGCGTCGTCGCCGACGTCGTCGACCGCGAGGGGAGACCCGTCCCGCCGGGAACTGGGGGGTTTCTGGTCATCAAAGAGCCCTGGCCGTCGATGATGCGGACGGTGCACGGCAACGACGAGCGCTACTGCACCTACTGGAACACCATTCCCGGGTACTACACGGCAGGCGACCTTGCGGTGAAGGATGAGAACGGCTACATCATGGTGCTCGGACGTGCCGACGACCTGATCGTCGTCGCCGGACATAACATCGGCACGGCAGAGGTCGAGAGCGCCCTCGTCTCCCACGACGCCGTCGCCGAGGCGGCGGTGATCGGCAAGCCCGACCCGCTGAAGGGGAACGCCATCAAGGCGTTCGTCACCCTCCGGACAGGCTATACCGCGAGTGATGACCTCACGGCGGCGCTCTTAAAGCACGTCCGGGATCAGCTTGGCCCCGTCGCCGTCCCGTCCGAGCTCGAGTACGCCGACCGGCTCCCGAAGACCCGGAGTGGAAAGATCATGCGGCGCGTCCTGAAGGCGAAGGAGCTCGGGATCGATCCCGGGGATATATCAACACTGGAAGAGTAA